In Urocitellus parryii isolate mUroPar1 unplaced genomic scaffold, mUroPar1.hap1 Scaffold_48, whole genome shotgun sequence, the following proteins share a genomic window:
- the LOC144252568 gene encoding protein phosphatase 1J-like — protein MAVKSASACGDGGSNDPLQRKKKPLRDVGVTAMGLGLREAGPQPREGPRSTRLKLVRSAVAHLVSSGGASPLRTKSPDLPSMTSAPLAAATETPKSPPARPGSESWASAKTVEAPASFSRPTFLQLSPGGLRCADDHACWAVQSPPDRGRRLPWSTGYTDVINTGKRWHNEDQVCCEVYVEGWRGVIGAPREPSQSPGLCFYYWGLFDGHGSGGAAKMASWLLHRHIREQLKDLVETLQDHSPPPLCLPCTSGTPGSSDSTHLIGPQSCWSSQKEVTHESLVVGAIENAFQLMVSEQMAREQECLGHQVEGGCCALVVVYLLGKVYVANAGDIRAIIVRNGEIIPMFPEFTPETERQHLQLLGFLKPELLGGEFTHLEFPCRAQPKELGQRMLYWDQNITGWSQKVLEGLQTRDEVRLCLLRKDSSGREWSSAHTTSHSIAHAGTQVSQSCLPRAPWWGRSGCCLAAGGQQRPFLTPPQSLSTFSTPICT, from the exons GGTCTGGGCCTGAGAGAGGCGGGGCCACAGCCGAGGGAGGGGCCAAGAAGCACCAGGCTAAAACTGGTGCGCTCTGCCGTGGCTCACCTGGTGAGCTCCGGGGGTGCTTCACCTCTGCGCACCAAATCCCCAGACCTGCCCAGCATGACCTCCGCGCCACTGGCCGCTGCTACAGAAACGCCCAAAAGCCCTCCAGCGAGGCCAGGGAGCGAGAGCTGGGCGTCAGCGAAGACCGTAGAGGCTCCAGCGAGCTTCTCCAGACCGACCTTTCTGCAGCTGAGTCCCGGGGGCCTGCGATGCGCGGACGACCACGCGTGCTGGGCTGTGCAAAGCCCTCCGGACAGGGGCCGCCGCCTGCCCTGGAGCACTGGCTACACTGA TGTCATCAACACTGGCAAGAGGTGGCACAATGAGGACCAGGTTTGCTGTGAAGTGTATGTGGAAGGATGGAGGGGTGTTATAGGGGCCCCTAGGGAGCCTAGCCAAAGCCCA GGACTCTGCTTCTATTATTGGGGCCTGTTTGATGGACATGGCAGTGGTGGAGCTGCCAAAATGGCCTCATGGCTCCTGCATCGCCACATCCGGGAGCAACTAAAGGACCTAGTAGAAACACTTCAAGACCACTCAccacctcccctctgcctcccatGCACCTCAGGGACCCCAGGTTCCTCTGATTCTACTCACTTGATTGGTCCTCAGTCCTGCTGGTCTTCACAGAAGGAAGTGACCCATGAAAGCCTGGTAGTAGGGGCCATTGAGAATGCCTTCCAGCTCATGGTGA GTGAGCAGATGGCTCGGGAGCAGGAGTGTCTTGGCCACCAAGTAGAAGGGGGCTGCTGTGCACTGGTTGTGGTGTACCTGCTAGGCAAGGTGTATGTGGCCAATGCAGGTGACATCAG GGCCATCATTGTCCGGAATGGTGAAATCATTCCAATGTTCCCGGAGTTTACCCCGGAGACCGAGCGCCAGCATCTTCAGCTGCTT GGCTTCCTGAAACCAGAGCTGCTAGGTGGTGAATTCACCCATCTTGAGTTCCCCTGCAGAGCTCAGCCCAAGGAGTTGGGGCAGAGGATGCTCTACTGGGACCAGAACATAACTGGCTG GTCCCAGAAGGTTCTGGAGGGCCTTCAGACTAGGGATGAAGTCAGGCTATGCTTGCTCCGCAAGGATTCTAGTGGCAGAGAGTGGTCTTCTGCACACACCACGTCCCACTCCATCGCCCACGCGGGCACCCAGGTTTCCCAGTCCTGCCTCCCGCGAGCGCCCTGGTGGGGCAGGAGCGGGTGCTGTTTGGCCGCAGGAGGGCAGCAGCGGCCCTTCCTGACGCCACCCCAGAGCCTCTCAACTTTCTCAACGCCCATCTGCACCTAG